A genomic window from Motacilla alba alba isolate MOTALB_02 chromosome 2, Motacilla_alba_V1.0_pri, whole genome shotgun sequence includes:
- the XRCC2 gene encoding DNA repair protein XRCC2 isoform X3 encodes MGDAFGGAESGTQLLARLEGRSSLKNLEPCLFAEEGSPLHGDVIEFHGPEGTGKTEMLYHLLARCIIPKAQGGLEVEVMFVDTDYHFDMLRLVTILESRLAQGTEETIKQCLGRLFLVSCSSSTQLLLTLYSLENLFCAHPSLCVLLLDSLSAFYWIDRSNGGESLTLQEMNLKKCANFLEKLVTQHHLILFATTQTLMQKSANSTESFLPLKLPHETDTDYRPYLCKSWQQMVTHRMFFSKQCNSGNSKGFTVVSCHLKRNQIVKRSFSVAECGVQF; translated from the exons aTGGGTGACGCGTTCGGCGGGGCGGAGTCGGGCACGCAG CTGCTTGCACGACTTGAGGGCAGAAGTTCTCTGAAGAATCTCGAACCTTGTCTGTTTGCTGAGGAAGGATCTCCTCTTCATG GAGATGTTATCGAATTCCATGGCCCAGAAGggacaggaaaaacagaaatgctttatCACCTGCTAGCCCGCTGCATCATTCCCAAAGCACAGGGAGGATTGGAAGTAGAAGTCATGTTTGTTGACACCGATTACCATTTCGATATGCTCCGGCTGGTCACCATTCTTGAGAGCAGACTGGCACAAGGGACAGAAGAAACTATAAAGCAGTGCCTGGGAAGGCTCTTCCTTGTCAGCTGCAGTAGTAGCACTCAGTTACTCCTCACTCTCTACTCTCTAGAAAACCTGTTCTGCGCTCACCCCTCgctctgtgttttgcttttagaCAGTTTATCAGCTTTCTATTGGATAGACAGAAGCAATGGAGGGGAGAGTCTTACCTTGCAGGAGATGAACCTGAAGAAATGTGCTAACTTCCTTGAAAAGCTTGTGACACAGCACCACTTGATCCTCTTTGCAACAACACAGACACTAATGCAGAAATCTGCAAACTCTACAGAAAGCTTTTTACCTTTAAAACTTCCACATGAAACTGATACAGACTACAGACCGTATCTCTGTAAATCGTGGCAGCAAATGGTAACTCACAGGATGTTTTTCTCTAAGCAGTGCAATTCTGGCAACAGCAAAGGTTTTACTGTAGTTTCTTGCCACCTCAAAAGAAACCAGATAGTAAAACGTTCGTTTAGTGTTGCAGAATGTGGGGTTCAGTTTTAA
- the XRCC2 gene encoding DNA repair protein XRCC2 isoform X1 — translation MDMTRRKAREGSSCLKLLARLEGRSSLKNLEPCLFAEEGSPLHGDVIEFHGPEGTGKTEMLYHLLARCIIPKAQGGLEVEVMFVDTDYHFDMLRLVTILESRLAQGTEETIKQCLGRLFLVSCSSSTQLLLTLYSLENLFCAHPSLCVLLLDSLSAFYWIDRSNGGESLTLQEMNLKKCANFLEKLVTQHHLILFATTQTLMQKSANSTESFLPLKLPHETDTDYRPYLCKSWQQMVTHRMFFSKQCNSGNSKGFTVVSCHLKRNQIVKRSFSVAECGVQF, via the exons ATGGATATGACAAGGAGGAAAGCAAGAGAAGGCAGCAGTTGTTTGAAG CTGCTTGCACGACTTGAGGGCAGAAGTTCTCTGAAGAATCTCGAACCTTGTCTGTTTGCTGAGGAAGGATCTCCTCTTCATG GAGATGTTATCGAATTCCATGGCCCAGAAGggacaggaaaaacagaaatgctttatCACCTGCTAGCCCGCTGCATCATTCCCAAAGCACAGGGAGGATTGGAAGTAGAAGTCATGTTTGTTGACACCGATTACCATTTCGATATGCTCCGGCTGGTCACCATTCTTGAGAGCAGACTGGCACAAGGGACAGAAGAAACTATAAAGCAGTGCCTGGGAAGGCTCTTCCTTGTCAGCTGCAGTAGTAGCACTCAGTTACTCCTCACTCTCTACTCTCTAGAAAACCTGTTCTGCGCTCACCCCTCgctctgtgttttgcttttagaCAGTTTATCAGCTTTCTATTGGATAGACAGAAGCAATGGAGGGGAGAGTCTTACCTTGCAGGAGATGAACCTGAAGAAATGTGCTAACTTCCTTGAAAAGCTTGTGACACAGCACCACTTGATCCTCTTTGCAACAACACAGACACTAATGCAGAAATCTGCAAACTCTACAGAAAGCTTTTTACCTTTAAAACTTCCACATGAAACTGATACAGACTACAGACCGTATCTCTGTAAATCGTGGCAGCAAATGGTAACTCACAGGATGTTTTTCTCTAAGCAGTGCAATTCTGGCAACAGCAAAGGTTTTACTGTAGTTTCTTGCCACCTCAAAAGAAACCAGATAGTAAAACGTTCGTTTAGTGTTGCAGAATGTGGGGTTCAGTTTTAA
- the XRCC2 gene encoding DNA repair protein XRCC2 isoform X2 produces MILKLLARLEGRSSLKNLEPCLFAEEGSPLHGDVIEFHGPEGTGKTEMLYHLLARCIIPKAQGGLEVEVMFVDTDYHFDMLRLVTILESRLAQGTEETIKQCLGRLFLVSCSSSTQLLLTLYSLENLFCAHPSLCVLLLDSLSAFYWIDRSNGGESLTLQEMNLKKCANFLEKLVTQHHLILFATTQTLMQKSANSTESFLPLKLPHETDTDYRPYLCKSWQQMVTHRMFFSKQCNSGNSKGFTVVSCHLKRNQIVKRSFSVAECGVQF; encoded by the exons atgatcttaaag CTGCTTGCACGACTTGAGGGCAGAAGTTCTCTGAAGAATCTCGAACCTTGTCTGTTTGCTGAGGAAGGATCTCCTCTTCATG GAGATGTTATCGAATTCCATGGCCCAGAAGggacaggaaaaacagaaatgctttatCACCTGCTAGCCCGCTGCATCATTCCCAAAGCACAGGGAGGATTGGAAGTAGAAGTCATGTTTGTTGACACCGATTACCATTTCGATATGCTCCGGCTGGTCACCATTCTTGAGAGCAGACTGGCACAAGGGACAGAAGAAACTATAAAGCAGTGCCTGGGAAGGCTCTTCCTTGTCAGCTGCAGTAGTAGCACTCAGTTACTCCTCACTCTCTACTCTCTAGAAAACCTGTTCTGCGCTCACCCCTCgctctgtgttttgcttttagaCAGTTTATCAGCTTTCTATTGGATAGACAGAAGCAATGGAGGGGAGAGTCTTACCTTGCAGGAGATGAACCTGAAGAAATGTGCTAACTTCCTTGAAAAGCTTGTGACACAGCACCACTTGATCCTCTTTGCAACAACACAGACACTAATGCAGAAATCTGCAAACTCTACAGAAAGCTTTTTACCTTTAAAACTTCCACATGAAACTGATACAGACTACAGACCGTATCTCTGTAAATCGTGGCAGCAAATGGTAACTCACAGGATGTTTTTCTCTAAGCAGTGCAATTCTGGCAACAGCAAAGGTTTTACTGTAGTTTCTTGCCACCTCAAAAGAAACCAGATAGTAAAACGTTCGTTTAGTGTTGCAGAATGTGGGGTTCAGTTTTAA